A genomic segment from Dasypus novemcinctus isolate mDasNov1 chromosome X, mDasNov1.1.hap2, whole genome shotgun sequence encodes:
- the HCCS gene encoding holocytochrome c-type synthase codes for MGLSASTPAVAVQTPNASDHHTASPPSGCPMHEGKMRGCPVSANPSDSTCKSKAYSVPAHQERAYEYVECPVKAPASENKESLDPSNLMPPPNQMPAPDQPFALSTVREESSIPRADSEKKWVYPSEQMFWNAMLKKGWKWKEEDISQKDMYNIIRIHNQNNEQAWKEILKWEALHAAECPCGPSLIRFGGKAKEYSPRARIRSWMGYELPFDRHDWIINRCGTEVRYIIDYYDGGEVNKDYQFTVLDVRPAFDSLSAVWDRMKVAWWRWTS; via the exons ATGGGTTTATCTGCATCTACTCCTGCTGTTGCAGTTCAGACCCCAAATGCTTCAGATCATCACACAGCATCCCCACCTTCAGGATGTCCAATGCATGAAGGGAAAATGAGAG GCTGTCCAGTGAGTGCAAACCCCTCTGATTCAACCTGCAAGAGCAAAGCGTACTCTGTGCCTGCTCACCAGGAACGTGCATATGAGTATGTGGAGTGTCCTGTTAAGGCCCCTGCATCTGAGAATAAGGAGAGCCTCGATCCTTCAAATCTG ATGCCACCACCTAATCAGATGCCGGCCCCCGATCAGCCATTTGCACTGTCCACTGTCAGAGAGGAGTCCTCCATTCCGAGAGCAGACTCTGAGAAAAAGTGGGTTTATCCGTCAGAGCAGATGTTCTGGAATGCAATGTTAAAGAAAGG gtggaaatggaaagaggAGGATATTAGTCAGAAAGATATGTATAATATTATTAGAATCCACAATCAGAATAATGAGCAGGCCTGGAAGGAGATTTTGAAGTGGGAAGCCCTTCATGCTGC GGAATGTCCCTGTGGTCCGTCATTGATCCGGTTTGGAGGTAAAGCTAAAGAATATTCACCAAGGGCAAGAATTCGTTCCTGGATGGG GTATGAATTACCTTTCGATAGACACGATTGGATCATCAACCGCTGTGGAACAGAAGTTAGATACATCATTGATTACTATGATGGTGGCGAAGTGAATAAGGACTATCAGTTCACCGTCTTGGATGTCCGTCCCGCGTTTGATTCTCTTTCAGCAGTATGGGACAGAATGAAAGTTGCTTGGTGGCGCTGGACTTCATAA